A region of Plutella xylostella chromosome 29, ilPluXylo3.1, whole genome shotgun sequence DNA encodes the following proteins:
- the LOC105397355 gene encoding beta-1,3-glucan-binding protein-like, protein MAGIKTIFVLSLVALCHGQARGPQYSVPPAKLEAIAPTGWLKVTLPDDGFSLFAFHGKLNEEMDGLEAGHWARDITKPKDGVWTFRDKAARLKVGDKVYFWTFVIKDGLGYRQDDGEWTVTEFVDEQGNPQEPGPQASTSGPTQRPTPAPTRPPTKKPDPPCKPSETVVQGVTTVCKGALVFNEEFDKSNVKDLDNWSPEVKFPEEPDYPFNLYTSTKTLTIEDGDLNINPLLLENQYHEGMVYEELDLTNTCTGQVGTTECQRKAIGANILPPVMTGKVTTKHKFNFKYGRVEVRAKLPAGNWLLPEINLEPRDNIYGVNRYASGLMRVAFVRGNPSFSKKLSAGPVLSDAEPFRSALLKEKIGIDNWNKGYHNYTMIWKPDGVSMQVDGLPFGTVTPGEGFYHAGREHAVPHASLWHKGSVMAPLDELFYISLGVRVGGVHDFPDSKDKPWKNRGNKAVFNFWEAKDTWFSTWYDSSMKVDYVRVYAL, encoded by the exons ATGGCTggaataaaaactattttcgtGTTGTCTCTGGTCGCGCTTTGCCATGGTCAAGCTAGAGGGCCGCAGTACTCCGTGCCTCCCGCCAAGCTTGAGGCCATTGCCCCCACTGGCTGGTTAAAAGTCACTCTGCcag ACGACGGCTTCTCCCTCTTCGCCTTCCATGGCAAGCTCAACGAGGAGATGGACGGCCTCGAAGCCGGCCACTGGGCCCGGGACATCACCAAGCCGAAGGACGGAGTGTGGACCTTCAGGGACAAAGCTGCCAGGCTGAAGGTCGGGGACAAGGTGTACTTCTGGACCTTTGTTATTAAGGATGGACTGGGGTATCGACAGGATGATGGCGAGTGGACTGTTACAG AGTTCGTAGACGAGCAAGGCAACCCTCAAGAGCCGGGTCCTCAAGCCTCCACCTCGGGCCCGACACAACGACCCACGCCTGCCCCCACCAGACCCCCTACCAAGAAGCCAGACCCACCGTGCAAACCCTCAGAGACCGTGGTACAGGGTGTTACGACAGTTTGCAAGGGCGCTCTGGTATTCAATGAGGAGTTTGACAAGTCCAATGTGAAAGATTTGGACAACTGGAGCCCTGAAGTCAAGTTTCCTGAAGAGcct GATTATCCCTTCAACCTGTACACCTCAACCAAGACCCTGACAATTGAGGACGGAGATCTCAACATCAACCCTCTACTACTGGAGAACCAGTACCACGAAGGAATGGTGTATGAGGAGCTGGACTTAACCAACAC ATGCACTGGACAAGTAGGCACCACCGAGTGCCAGCGCAAAGCCATCGGAGCAAACATACTGCCTCCCGTCATGACCGGCAAAGTAACAACTAAGCATAAATTCAACTTCAAATACGGAAGAGTCGAAGTTCGAGCGAAATTACCAGCTGGAAATTGGCTACTTCCAg AAATAAACCTGGAACCTCGAGACAATATCTACGGGGTCAACCGGTACGCCTCAGGGCTTATGCGTGTGGCCTTCGTCCGAGGGAACCCTAGTTTCTCCAAGAAGCTCAGTGCGGGGCCGGTTCTGTCTGATGCGGAACCCTTCAGGTCTGCCCTGTTGAAGGAGAAGATCGGCATCGACAACTGGAACAAGGGCTACCACAATTACACGATGATTTGGAAGCCTG ACGGCGTCTCCATGCAAGTCGACGGTCTGCCCTTCGGCACCGTGACCCCAGGCGAGGGGTTCTACCACGCGGGGCGAGAGCACGCCGTGCCACACGCCTCGCTGTGGCACAAGGGGTCGGTCATGGCACCCTTGGATGAACTg ttttacatCAGCCTTGGAGTCCGAGTGGGTGGTGTCCACGACTTTCCAGACAGCAAGGACAAGCCCTGGAAGAACCGTGGCAACAAGGCGGTCTTCAACTTCTGGGAGGCCAAAGATACCTGGTTTTCCACCTGGTATGACAGCAGCATGAAAGTAGACTATGTCAGGGTCTACGCTCTGTAA
- the LOC105397356 gene encoding beta-1,3-glucan-binding protein: MLLRTIHLLLIVCCAWCYEVPPAKLEAIYPAGLRVSIPDDGFSLFAFHGKLNEEMEGLEAGHWSRDITRPKNNRWVFSDKQARLKIGDKVYFWTFVIKNGLGYRQDDGVWTVEGFVDVEGNPVDPANGQPVSAPTRPPAQPSRVPNVPMPCDISVSTASVPGYICKGQLLFEDNFNGALEKGKIWTPEILMPDEPDYPFNIYLNDRNLRVRDGRLSIKPITLESKYGEEFLAKLDLSARCTGNVGTTQCSRESIGAQIIPPIITAKVTTKNKFSFKYGRIEVSARMPRGDWLIPDILLEPKENLYGVRNYASGLLSIASVRGNTAYSKTLKGGPILCDKEPQRSAKLSEKVGYDHWNKAFHNYTMIWAPSGITMLVDGEQYGDIRPGDGFSQDPAVSGVVAAPQWLKGTSMAPFDVMFYISLGLRVGGVNDFPDTPEKPWKNKATKAMLNFWNAREQWQSSWFEDTTALLIDYVRVYAL, translated from the exons ATGCTGCTTAGGACGATACATTTGTTGTTAATTGTTTGTTGTGCGTGGTGCTATGAAGTGCCTCCGGCTAAATTGGAAGCTATTTATCCAGCTGGCTTGCGAGTGTCAATACCCG ACGATGGCTTCTCGCTATTCGCCTTCCACGGCAAGTTGAACGAGGAGATGGAGGGCCTGGAGGCGGGCCACTGGTCCAGAGACATCACCAGACCCAAGAACAACCGCTGGGTCTTCAGCGACAAACAGGCCAGGCTCAAGATAGGGGATAAAGTGTACTTCTGGACGTTTGTTATCAAGAACGGACTGGGGTACAGACAGGATGACGGGGTGTGGACTGTTGAAG GATTCGTCGACGTCGAAGGCAACCCGGTTGACCCAGCGAACGGACAACCCGTCTCAGCGCCGACCAGACCTCCAGCCCAACCAAGCCGGGTGCCAAATGTCCCCATGCCGTGTGACATCTCGGTCAGCACGGCATCAGTGCCAGGGTACATCTGCAAGGGACAGCTGCTCTTTGAAGACAACTTCAACGGGGCTCTGGAGAAGGGGAAGATTTGGACGCCGGAAATTTTGATGCCGGATGAACCG GATTACCCTTTCAACATCTACCTGAACGACAGGAACCTGCGCGTGAGGGACGGCCGGCTGTCCATCAAGCCCATCACGCTCGAGTCCAAGTACGGGGAGGAGTTCCTGGCCAAACTGGACTTGTCTGCCAG gtgtACTGGCAACGTAGGCACAACTCAATGCAGCCGAGAATCCATCGGTGCCCAGATCATTCCCCCAATAATTACAGCCAAGGTTACTACCAAGAACAAGTTCAGCTTCAAGTATGGAAGGATTGAGGTTAGCGCCAGAATGCCGCGCGGGGATTGGTTGATTccag ATATTCTGCTGGAGCCGAAAGAAAACCTCTACGGAGTGCGAAATTACGCATCAGGTCTGCTTAGCATAGCCTCAGTCAGAGGAAACACTGCTTACTCGAAGACCCTCAAAGGAGGCCCCATACTGTGTGACAAGGAACCCCAAAGAAGTGCCAAGTTAAGCGAGAAAGTTGGCTACGACCATTGGAATAAAGCCTTCCATAACTACACCATGATTTGGGCACCAA GTGGCATCACAATGCTAGTAGACGGCGAGCAGTACGGCGACATCCGGCCCGGCGACGGCTTCAGCCAGGACCCGGCGGTGAGCGGCGTGGTGGCGGCCCCGCAGTGGCTGAAGGGCACCAGCATGGCGCCCTTTGATGTTATG TTCTACATATCCCTTGGTCTCCGCGTGGGAGGAGTGAACGACTTCCCTGACACTCCTGAGAAGCCTTGGAAGAACAAGGCCACTAAAGCCATGCTCAACTTTTGGAACGCCCGGGAACAGTGGCAGAGCAGCTGGTTTGAGGACACCACTGCACTCCTCATAGACTATGTCAGGGTTTATGCGTTGTGA